One Euphorbia lathyris chromosome 1, ddEupLath1.1, whole genome shotgun sequence DNA segment encodes these proteins:
- the LOC136234855 gene encoding uncharacterized protein → MASDADASRRKHHRSPSVDDVEKSSKRHKHRHHRHHHHRSHRSKLQTEENKQHAEETLASPPPSIPVAAHGNRANDDVEEGEILEEESSDGPNVKAVELREDKVASQTLGVHTNNGGCGLTNSDSASKFDRKVSLPKDVRTEIRDELISRNDRKSHANGDSGHDHHREGKNKHQESGFSSKGSRKHHDGDPLEVNETKLSNWGNSSSSEGGGDKFKAVGGSASHSRYLDEVTERSELLSREFAGERSHSHSIVEKDLPLKRGRCQERANNESDDERMTTRDWDVKHGIRDLERESNTSYNRSFGVGDRHGSWVPQDREMSLGREQEGERSRDRDMRRSRDREKSRDIDLRRSRDREKSRDIDLRRSRDRESRDMDQRRERDRESRDLVQRRERDRESRDMDQRRERDRESRDMDQRRERDRESRDMDQRRERDRERSRDREIDSDRRREKWERSWDREVDRDLRRDEEQKRFQEKDRRIEKQRERSLDGDVHRANRRDREEELEERRKKKRERSKDEGAARASERLRDREREREKDKGWYNERDRAKDRDWERERQRPSDRSRDKSRDFKSDVPMLYNSNNDSLKGIRGKRERDEDEQDDFEEKVTLKLAEQEEDLDRIKEESRKRRLAILEKYRKKQVQQQKETKSVNMDKDAKPAQCTVPSLPASNVDLDTLDIRTEGAAYVAKSSFSVGKSPQQDQRQASERTIGAAGLGEGTPKSERCDEKYCDDIFGETPAGVRKVGNGDGLPIVRSGLHDNWDDADGYYGYRFGETLDGRYEIVAAHGKGVFSTVVRAKDLKACADEPEEVAIKIIRNNETMHKAGQSEVQILNKLAAEDPENKRHCVRFLSSFKYRNHLCLVFESLHMNLREILKKFGRNIGLKLTAVRAYAKQLFIALKHLKNCHVLHCDIKPDNMLVNEAKNVLKLCDFGNAMFSGKNEVTPYLVSRFYRAPEIILGLAYDHPMDIWSVGCCLYELYTGKVLFPGPTNNDMLRLHMELKGPFPKKMLKKGAFVDQHFDQDLNFHATEEDPVTKTAIKKMIVNMKPKDIGSIITSSGDEDPKMLANFKDLLDKIFVLDPEKRMTVNQALLHPFITGK, encoded by the exons ATGGCGAGCGACGCCGATGCCTCCCGTCGCAAGCACCATCGTTCACCTTCTGTAGATGATGTGGAGAAGTCTTCGAAGCGACACAAACATCGGCACCACCGTCATCACCACCACCGCTCCCATCGAAGCAAATTGCAAACTGAGGAAAACAAACAACATGCTGAAGAAACTCTTGCTTCTCCTCCTCCATCGATTCCTGTTGCTGCTCATGGTAATCGGGCTAATGATGATGTGGAGGAGGGTGAGATTTTAGAGGAAGAGAGTTCTGATGGTCCTAATGTGAAGGCCGTCGAGTTACGCGAGGATAAAGTTGCTTCTCAGACTCTG GGAGTTCATACTAACAACGGTGGCTGCGGTTTGACTAATTCTGACAGTGCTAGTAAGTTTGACAGGAAGGTTAGTTTGCCTAAAGATGTTAGGACTGAGATTAGAGATGAATTGATCTCTAGAAATGACAGGAAATCTCATGCCAATGGGGATTCAGGCCATGATCATCACAGAGAGGGTAAAAATAAGCACCAAGAATCTGGGTTCTCTTCAAAGGGAAGTCGAAAACATCATGACGGTGATCCACTTGAAGTTAATGAAACCAAATTAAGTAATTGGGGAAACTCATCATCCTCTGAAGGTGGAGGAGACAAATTCAAAGCAGTTGGAGGCTCTGCATCTCATTCTAGGTACCTTGATGAGGTTACTGAGAGGAGTGAATTATTATCTCGAGAGTTTGCTGGGGAGAGATCTCATTCCCACAGCATAGTGGAAAAGGACCTTCCTTTGAAGAGAGGGCGGTGCCAGGAAAGGGCTAAtaatgaatctgatgatgaaaGAATGACTACACGTGATTGGGATGTAAAACATGGCATTAGAGATTTGGAGAGGGAATCAAATACTAGTTATAACAGAAGTTTTGGAGTTGGCGATAGGCATGGTAGCTGGGTTCCACAAGACAGAGAGATGAGTTTGGGGAGGGAGCAGGAGGGAGAGAGAAGCAGGGACCGGGATATGAGGAGATCAAGAGATCGAGAAAAGAGCAGGGACATAGACTTAAGGAGATCAAGAGATCGAGAAAAGAGCAGGGACATAGACCTAAGGAGATCAAGAGATCGGGAGAGCAGGGACATGGatcagagaagagaaagagaccGAGAGAGCAGGGACTTGGTtcagagaagagagagagacagAGAGAGCAGGGACATGGAtcagagaagagagagagaccGGGAGAGTAGGGACATGGAtcagagaagagagagagatcgAGAGAGTAGGGACATGGAtcagagaagagagagagatcgAGAGAGGAGCAGGGACAGAGAAATTGATAGCGACCGTAGGAGAGAGAAATGGGAAAGGAGCTGGGATAGGGAAGTGGACAGGGATCTGAGACGAGACGAGGAGCAAAAGAGGTTCCAGGAAAAGGATCGGAGAATTGAAAAGCAAAGAGAGAGGAGCTTGGATGGGGATGTGCACAGGGCTAATAGAAGGGACAGGGAAGAAGAGCTGGAggaaagaaggaagaagaaaagagagagaagcaAGGATGAGGGTGCTGCTAGAGCTAGTGAGAGACTCAGAGATCGAGAGAGGGAAAGGGAGAAGGATAAGGGTTGGTATAACGAGAGAGACAGAGCAAAAGATCGCGATTGGGAGAGGGAGAGGCAGAGGCCGAGTGATAGAAGTAGGGATAAAAGCAGAGACTTTAAGAGTGATGTGCCGATGTTGTATAATTCTAACAATGATTCTTTGAAAGGGATTCGAGGCAAACGAGAAAG AGATGAAGATGAACAAGAtgattttgaggaaaaggttACGTTAAAGCTTGCTGAACAAGAGGAAGATCTTGATAGAATTAAGGAGGAGAGTCGAAAGCGCAGGTTGGCCATTCTTGAAAAATATAGGAAGAAGCAGGTGCAGCAGCAAAAGGAGACTAAATCAGTGAACATGGACAAAG ATGCCAAGCCTGCTCAATGCACTGTTCCATCCTTACCGGCATCTAATGTTGATTTAGATACTCTTGATATTAGAACCGAGGGTGCTGCTTATGTTGCCAAGTCATCGTTTTCTGTGGGCAAGTCACCCCAACAAGATCAAAGGCAAGCTTCTGAGAGGACTATTGGTGCTGCTGGGCTTGGAGAGGGTACTCCCAAG AGTGAAAGATGTGATGAAAAATACTGTGATGACATATTTGGGGAGACACCTGCTGGAGTTCGTAAAGTG GGAAACGGAGATGGTTTGCCAATTGTGCGTAGTGGTCTTCATGACAACTGGGATGATGCTGATGGTTATTATG GCTATCGATTTGGTGAGACACTTGATGGTCGATATGAAATTGTGGCTGCCCATGGGAAAGGTGTCTTTTCAACAGTTGTTCGGGCAAAAGATTTAAAGGCGTGCGCTGATGAACCTGAAGAAGTAGCTATAAAAATCATACGTAATAATGAAACAAT GCATAAAGCCGGTCAATCAGAGGTGCagatattaaataaattagCTGCAGAAGATCCAGAGAACAAACGTCATTGTGTCCGTTTTCTTTCAAGTTTCAAGTACAGAAATCATCTTTGTCTTGTTTTTGAATCTCTACATATGAACCTTCGTGAGATCTTAAAAAAGTTTGGTCGCAATATTGGCTTAAAACTAACTGCTGTTAGAGCTTATGCCAAGCAGCTTTTTATTGCATTGAAGCATCTTAAGAACTGTCATGTCCTTCATTGTGATATAAAGCCCGATAATATGCTG GTGAACGAGGCAAAGAATGTTCTCAAGCTTTGTGATTTTGGTAATGCAATGTTTTCTGGTAAAAATGAAGTTACACCATACCTTGTAAGCCGTTTTTATCGGGCTCCAGAAATAA TTCTTGGCTTGGCTTATGATCATCCAATGGATATTTGGTCTGTTGGTTGCTGTTTGTATGAGCTTTATACTGGGAAAGTTCTTTTCCCAGGTCCTACAAATAATGATATGTTGCGACTTCACATGGAGTTGAAGGGTCCATTTCCAAAGAAGATGCTGAAGAAG GGTGCATTTGTTGACCAGCATTTTGACCAGGACTTGAATTTTCATGCTACAGAGGAGGATCCTGTTACTAAAACG GCTATCAAGAAGATGATTGTCAACATGAAGCCAAAAGATATTGGATCAATCATTACTAGTTCTGGTGATGAGGATCCAAAGATGTTAGCGAATTTTAAAGACCTTCTAGATAAAATTTTTGTGTTGGATCCTGAGAAGAGGATGACAGTTAACCAAGCACTACTCCATCCATTCATCACGGGCAAGTGA